In Montipora foliosa isolate CH-2021 chromosome 13, ASM3666993v2, whole genome shotgun sequence, one DNA window encodes the following:
- the LOC137983453 gene encoding uncharacterized protein, translating to MAEDEGNEGSTSSSNDLNLDRWEDRHINLLLCCWKDHKGLFGNGKTTKKEVFQKIATSFNSKSDLRVSADQCARKWAKLEAKLKEVTDHNNKSGNNHKKWKYYSEMADCIGMNAAVRPTYTLESSSCVMSNEGEESDSSVDGDYSAETPQKKTPRKRPAKKRKSRSSASEMLTFLQEYQEKKEEAENKKVKMMEEMNEEKKLFWANLLQVLKNK from the exons atggcggaagatgaGGGAAACGAAG gttcaacatcatcatcaaatGATCTCAATTTGGACAGATGGGAAGACAGACACATTAATCTTCTTCTATGTTGCTGGAAAGATCATAAAGGATTATTTGGCAATGGtaaaacaaccaaaaaagaggtgtttcaaaaaattgcaaCAAGTTTCAACTCAAAGTCAGATCTCAGAGTATCTGCAGATCAGTGTGCAAGAAAGTGGGCCAAGCTGGAAGCAAAACTCAAAGAAGTCACAGATCATAACAACAAAAGTGGAAATAACCACAAGAAGTGGAAGTACTACTCTGAGATGGCTGATTGCATTGGCATGAATGCAGCTGTAAGGCCTACCTATACCCTTGAATCCTCATCTTGTGTGATGTCAAATGAAGGTGAGGAAAGTGATAGCTCTGTTGATGGTGATTACTCTGCTGAAACACCCCAAAAGAAGACCCCCAGAAAAAGACCAGCAAAGAAACGCAAAAGCAGGTCGTCTGCTTCTGAGATGCTCACATTCCTCCAGGAATATcaagagaaaaaagaagaagcagaaaacaaaaaagttaaGATGATGGAAGAAAtgaatgaggaaaaaaaattgttttgggcaaatttacttcaagtgttgaaaaacaaatga